From one Lycium ferocissimum isolate CSIRO_LF1 chromosome 7, AGI_CSIRO_Lferr_CH_V1, whole genome shotgun sequence genomic stretch:
- the LOC132064749 gene encoding transcription factor GTE2-like, giving the protein MASAVLASRNESSWAQSGGGAGGAGGGFMGKTPYTQQQLNPNPNPKKKQKQFHHTSNGRHIDDSPAVTQTASDDAYSFNQRPIESTADVDGLNLGGYLTYNVVSYNKGELHELRSRLVSELEQIRNLKDRIESGQLSTTNPRSHGKSKKLSGNKRPTPSGSVKDPKKLPNGVENRNFGVKGIIGMESMMKECRGILGKLMKHKSGWIFNTPVDAEALGLHDYHQIIKRPMDLGTVKSNLAKNFYPTPFEFAADVRLTFNNALLYNPKTDQVHGFAEQLLARFEEMFRPLQDKLNKLDGGRREFHPVDELQGSSWNHIPTPERVKKPKATPAPKKQERMQNHSSASTPSLPLPPPNPPVRQQSPLSTPSPVRAPPATKPQSAATEAPRVPKQPKPRAKDPNKREMSMEEKHKLGVGLQSLPQEKMPQLVQIIRKRNEHLAQDGDEIELDIEALDTETLWELDRFVTNWKKMVSKTKRQALMNNLGPPSASAAASAATTSFAEADGPATSEKNDSFKKPKKGDAGDEDVEIEDDEPATHFPPVEIEKDEGGGRDQDNGGSSSSSSSSSSSSGSSSSSDSDSGSSSGSDSDADDAHS; this is encoded by the exons ATGGCATCCGCCGTCTTAGCTAGCCGGAATGAATCTAGCTGGGCTCAGTCTGGTGGTGGTGCTGGTGGTGCCGGTGGTGGATTCATGGGGAAAACCCCTTATACACAACAACAACTGAACCCTAACCCTAACCCTAAGAAGAAACAGAAACAATTCCATCACACATCTAATGGTCGGCATATCGATGATTCGCCGGCCGTTACACAAACGGCGTCAGATGATGCGTATTCGTTCAATCAACGGCCGATTGAATCAACGGCCGACGTTGACGGTCTTAATCTTGGAGGTTATTTGACCTACAACGTTGTCTCTTACAACAAAGGCGAGCTCCATGAGCTACGGAGTCGGTTGGTGTCGGAGCTTGAACAGATCCGAAACCTTAAAGATCGAATCGAATCGGGTCAATTGAGCACCACCAACCCCAGATCTCATGGGAAATCGAAGAAATTATCGGGTAATAAACGGCCTACCCCTTCTGGATCCGTTAAAGATCCGAAGAAACTCCCAAACGGAGTTGAAAATAGGAATTTTGGTGTTAAGGGTATAATCGGAATGGAAAGTATGATGAAGGAatgtaggggtattttggggaaGCTGATGAAGCATAAAAGTGGGTGGATTTTCAATACACCCGTTGATGCCGAAGCTTTGGGTCTACATGATTATCACCAGATAATTAAACGACCCATGGATTTGGGGACGGTGAAATCTAATTTGGCTAAGAATTTTTACCCTACCCCTTTTGAATTTGCAGCTGATGTAAGGCTTACTTTCAATAATGCCTTGTTGTATAACCCTAAAACAGATCAAGTTCATGGCTTTGCTGAACAGCTTCTTGCTCGATTCGAGGAGATGTTTAGACCGCTTCAGGATAAATTGAATAAGCTTGATGGTGGCAGGAGGGAATTTCACCCTGTAGATGAGTTGCAGGGGAGTTCTTGGAATCACATTCCTACGCCCGAAAGAGTGAAAAAACCCAAGGCTACGCCGGCCCCTAAGAAGCAAGAACGGATGCAAAATCATTCAAGTGCATCAACACCCTCTTTGCCGTTGCCGCCACCCAATCCACCAGTGCGGCAGCAGTCCCCGTTGTCGACTCCTTCCCCAGTGAGGGCACCACCGGCAACAAAGCCCCAATCAGCTGCTACTGAAGCTCCTCGTGTACCAAAGCAACCTAAGCCGAGGGCAAAGGATCCgaataaaagagagatgagtatGGAGGAGAAGCATAAATTAGGTGTTGGATTGCAAAGTTTACCGCAAGAGAAGATGCCGCAGTTAGTCCAGATTATAAGGAAAAGGAATGAGCATTTAGCCCAAGATGGTGATGAGATTGAGCTTGACATTGAGGCCCTTGACACGGAGACTCTATGGGAGCTTGATAGGTTTGTGACCAATTGGAAGAAGATGGTGAGCAAAACTAAGAGGCAGGCATTGATGAACAATTTGGGACCACCATCCGCCAGTGCTGCAGCTTCTGCTGCAACTACGTCCTTTGCGGAGGCAGATGGG CCGGCAACTAGCGAGAAAAATGACTCATTTAAAAAGCCCAAGAAGGGTGATGCTGGAGATGAGGATGTAGAGATAGAGGATGATGAACCCGCCACCCATTTTCCTCCAGTGGAAATTGAGAAGGATGAAGGTGGTGGTCGGGATCAAGATAATGGTGGTAGTAGTAGCTCCAGTAGTTCCAGCAGCTCAAGTAGCGGTTCCTCCTCTTCTAGTG ATTCTGATTCAGGAAGTTCTTCAGGGAGTGACTCTGATGCTGATGATGCACACTCTTAG